The following are encoded together in the Erwinia sp. E602 genome:
- a CDS encoding mechanosensitive ion channel family protein: MQHLESLLGHVGIVLTPTTSPLVIFGIILFTALLVHLILHRVVLRTFEKRAAASSHLWLQVITGNKLFQRLAFTLQGVIVNVQALLWLQPGSDVAAIVTTCAQLWVMVFALMAFFSLLDVIFGLSHRFAFASQFPLKGLFQGIKLLSAILLGIMIISLLIGKSPAILISGLGAMAAVLMLVFKDPILGLVAGIQLSANSMLKLGDWLEMPKYGADGAVTDIGLTTVKVRNWDNTITTIPTYALVSDAFKNWSGMSASGGRRIKRCINIDTTSIRFLTEDELQRLTRARLLQPYLAERSEQIASWNVDNKADDSALNQRRMTNIGTFRAYLNAYLRQHPRIRQDMTLMVRQLAPGAEGLPVEVYAFTSTVVWLEYESIQADIFDHIFAVVDEFGLRIHQSPTGSDLRSLAALRQGE; this comes from the coding sequence ATGCAGCATCTGGAATCACTCCTCGGGCACGTCGGTATCGTGCTGACCCCGACCACCTCGCCGCTGGTTATCTTTGGCATCATCCTGTTCACCGCGCTGCTGGTTCACCTGATCCTGCACCGCGTGGTGCTGCGCACCTTCGAGAAGCGCGCCGCCGCCAGCAGCCATCTCTGGCTGCAGGTGATTACCGGCAATAAGCTGTTCCAGCGGCTGGCGTTTACCCTGCAGGGGGTGATTGTCAACGTGCAGGCGCTGCTGTGGCTGCAGCCGGGCAGCGACGTGGCGGCGATCGTCACCACCTGTGCCCAGCTGTGGGTGATGGTCTTCGCGCTGATGGCCTTTTTCTCGCTGCTGGATGTAATTTTCGGCCTGTCGCACCGCTTTGCTTTTGCCTCACAGTTTCCGCTGAAGGGCCTGTTTCAGGGGATAAAGCTGCTGAGCGCGATTCTGCTCGGCATTATGATTATCTCGCTGCTGATCGGTAAATCACCGGCGATCCTGATCAGCGGGCTGGGCGCGATGGCCGCGGTGCTGATGCTGGTGTTTAAGGACCCGATCCTTGGGCTGGTGGCCGGTATTCAGCTGTCGGCGAACAGCATGCTCAAGCTCGGCGACTGGCTGGAGATGCCCAAATACGGTGCCGACGGCGCGGTGACCGATATCGGCCTGACCACGGTGAAGGTGCGCAACTGGGATAACACCATTACCACTATTCCGACCTATGCGCTGGTTTCCGACGCCTTCAAAAACTGGAGCGGCATGTCGGCCTCCGGCGGGCGACGCATTAAGCGCTGTATCAACATTGATACCACCAGCATTCGTTTTCTCACCGAAGATGAACTGCAGCGGCTGACCCGTGCGCGGCTGCTGCAGCCCTATCTGGCCGAGCGCAGCGAGCAGATCGCCAGCTGGAACGTCGATAACAAGGCGGATGATTCCGCGCTTAACCAGCGGCGGATGACCAATATCGGCACCTTCCGCGCTTACCTTAACGCTTATTTACGTCAGCATCCGCGCATCCGCCAGGATATGACGCTGATGGTGCGCCAGCTGGCGCCGGGCGCAGAAGGGCTGCCGGTGGAGGTGTATGCCTTTACCAGCACCGTGGTGTGGCTGGAGTATGAGAGCATTCAGGCGGATATCTTCGACCATATCTTTGCGGTGGTCGACGAGTTTGGCCTGCGCATTCACCAGTCACCGACCGGCAGCGATCTGCGGTCGCTGGCGGCGCTGCGGCAGGGGGAGTAA
- a CDS encoding tellurium resistance protein TerW, whose protein sequence is MQLSTRQARIYRLASLLGSGKPVSATAILHDLDCSEPTLTRALKELRDTWSAEIRYSRASHTYQLTVAGQLDKKNLRRMTEALEVNARLKQSEQVSHVSLDKEKKKAVSLSLRMSVLRKIDRIVRLSETTRSEAVEMLVESGLDDLLKRLQAQQPPRRS, encoded by the coding sequence ATGCAGCTGAGTACCCGTCAGGCACGTATTTACCGGTTAGCTTCACTGCTCGGCAGCGGCAAACCCGTCTCGGCAACCGCTATTTTGCACGATCTCGACTGTTCCGAACCGACCCTGACGCGGGCGCTGAAAGAGCTGCGCGACACCTGGTCGGCCGAGATCAGGTACAGCCGCGCCAGCCACACCTACCAGCTGACCGTCGCCGGGCAGCTGGATAAAAAGAACCTGCGGCGCATGACCGAAGCGCTGGAGGTGAACGCCCGGCTGAAGCAGAGCGAACAGGTCAGCCACGTGTCGCTGGATAAAGAGAAGAAAAAAGCCGTCTCGCTTTCGCTGCGCATGTCTGTGCTGCGTAAAATCGACCGCATCGTCCGGCTGAGCGAAACCACGCGCAGTGAGGCGGTAGAAATGCTGGTGGAGAGCGGCCTGGATGACCTGCTGAAGCGCCTGCAGGCGCAACAGCCGCCGCGCAGATCCTGA
- a CDS encoding HpcH/HpaI aldolase/citrate lyase family protein — protein sequence MTPRLSPWQLGATLYMPAVRDDIADVILHNKIPGLRSLVICLEDAIGEDDLPQALHNLQQVLNSLNAARHAAGSAHWPLVFIRPRHSEMGAWLVENCDLAAVDGLVLPKFTRDSLPVWWQILEHSHLSLMPTLETEEVFDVLQMRELAETLQQHPVRSRILALRIGGNDLMNILALRRSRHYTLYDSPMGYTIQMLIAVFGSRDFALTAPVCEHIDDRQIMDSELALDIAHGLVGKTAIHPSQIAIIEQALMVSASDHEDALRILNSSQAVFKSQGAMCEPATHRRWAAAILARAQVYGIAPEAGQPLRRFSAGYLPEI from the coding sequence ATGACGCCACGTCTCTCCCCCTGGCAGCTGGGGGCCACGCTGTATATGCCCGCCGTACGCGATGATATTGCGGACGTTATTCTGCATAACAAAATCCCCGGCCTGCGTTCGCTGGTGATCTGCCTTGAAGATGCCATCGGCGAGGACGATCTGCCGCAGGCGCTGCACAACCTGCAGCAGGTGCTGAACAGCCTCAACGCGGCGCGTCATGCCGCCGGCAGCGCGCACTGGCCGCTGGTGTTTATCCGCCCGCGCCACAGTGAGATGGGCGCGTGGCTGGTGGAAAACTGCGATCTGGCCGCGGTAGACGGGCTGGTGCTGCCGAAATTTACCCGCGATTCGCTGCCGGTCTGGTGGCAGATCCTCGAGCACAGCCACCTCAGCCTGATGCCAACCCTGGAGACGGAAGAGGTGTTTGACGTGCTGCAGATGCGCGAGCTGGCAGAGACGCTGCAGCAGCATCCCGTAAGGTCGCGTATCCTGGCGCTGCGCATCGGTGGCAACGACCTGATGAACATTCTTGCGCTGCGCCGTTCGCGCCACTACACGCTGTACGACAGCCCGATGGGTTACACCATTCAGATGCTGATCGCCGTGTTCGGCTCGCGGGACTTCGCGCTGACCGCACCGGTCTGTGAGCATATTGACGACCGGCAGATTATGGACAGCGAACTGGCGCTGGATATCGCCCACGGGCTGGTGGGTAAAACCGCCATCCACCCCAGCCAGATCGCCATTATTGAGCAGGCGCTGATGGTGTCGGCCAGCGATCATGAGGATGCGTTACGTATTCTTAACTCCAGCCAGGCGGTGTTTAAGTCGCAGGGTGCGATGTGTGAACCGGCAACGCACCGGCGCTGGGCGGCGGCGATCCTCGCCAGGGCGCAGGTGTACGGCATCGCGCCGGAAGCGGGCCAGCCGCTGCGCCGTTTTTCCGCCGGTTATTTACCTGAGATTTAA
- a CDS encoding cysteine protease StiP family protein, producing MAESGSFSGSYRAQDVHFLLKPVEIEMTPVERKEQLIQSGSRHYSEMLSQEPEPGREHLALFEQALEQGADRLAREVTQLARALAAQYGETPVVLVSLVRAGVPLGVMLHQALRAMGHPSHHYGISIIRDRGIDSAALSWIEARHGTAGTVFVDGWTGKGAITGELIRSLRGRPGYPAQPRLVVLADPCGRAWLSASDDDWLIPFGIMGAPVSGLISRSLWADEGLHGCVLCNHLAQYDCSQRLTDLVAARAAPLAGEPLPACVQDPAAQQRLAARSDATIALLAARYQVDSVNRIKPGIAEATRAVLRRVPDHVLVRSLDDADVALLVSLAREKGLTITVAGDDIGQYRAVTIIKKVL from the coding sequence ATGGCTGAGTCGGGCTCTTTTTCCGGATCGTACCGGGCGCAGGACGTCCATTTTCTGCTGAAGCCGGTAGAGATCGAGATGACGCCGGTCGAACGCAAAGAGCAGCTGATCCAGTCCGGCTCGCGCCACTACTCAGAGATGCTCAGCCAGGAGCCGGAGCCGGGGCGCGAGCATCTGGCGCTGTTTGAACAGGCGCTGGAGCAGGGAGCCGACCGGCTGGCGCGCGAAGTCACGCAACTGGCGCGGGCGCTGGCCGCACAGTATGGCGAAACGCCGGTGGTGCTGGTCAGCCTGGTGCGCGCCGGCGTGCCGCTGGGCGTGATGCTGCACCAGGCGCTGCGCGCGATGGGCCACCCGTCACACCACTATGGCATCAGCATTATCCGCGATCGCGGCATTGACAGTGCGGCGCTGAGCTGGATTGAGGCACGTCATGGCACCGCGGGCACGGTGTTTGTCGATGGCTGGACCGGTAAAGGGGCGATCACCGGCGAGTTAATTCGCTCGCTGCGCGGGCGGCCCGGCTATCCGGCGCAGCCGCGGCTGGTGGTGCTGGCCGATCCCTGCGGCCGCGCCTGGCTTTCCGCCAGCGATGACGACTGGCTGATCCCGTTCGGCATTATGGGCGCGCCGGTCTCCGGCCTGATTTCACGCTCGCTGTGGGCCGATGAGGGGCTGCACGGCTGCGTGCTCTGCAACCATCTGGCGCAGTACGACTGCAGCCAGCGGCTGACCGATCTCGTGGCCGCCCGCGCCGCGCCGCTGGCCGGGGAGCCCCTGCCCGCCTGCGTGCAGGACCCGGCAGCACAGCAGCGCCTGGCGGCACGCAGCGACGCCACCATCGCCCTGCTGGCGGCGCGGTATCAGGTCGACAGCGTTAACCGCATCAAGCCGGGCATCGCCGAAGCTACCCGTGCCGTTTTGCGCCGGGTACCCGATCACGTGTTAGTGCGCTCGCTGGACGACGCGGACGTGGCGCTGCTGGTGTCGCTGGCGCGGGAAAAGGGGCTGACCATCACCGTCGCCGGTGACGATATCGGTCAGTATCGTGCTGTGACCATCATCAAAAAGGTGCTCTGA
- a CDS encoding phosphoribosyltransferase domain-containing protein → MTSPWSRTLSCGTLSVTPTGGHILPDDLFEIAERRNPKRAFLFVSKVLGRHIPVRPQTMRGVYRQLADRFPPVADGPVLFIGMAETAVGLGAGVFDELRGRFSEAIYLTSTRHPQPGELLCEFKEAHSHATDHLIYLPADPALRQRVLATRTLVLIDDEATTGNTFINLLEALQKEGGLDQVEQVIAVTLTDWSGDALPQRSPVPVSSVSLIQGHWDWQPLPDAPLPVMPAVNVSAAGSVTITGRQSWGRLGMTAPAADLGRHLQAQTGETILVLGTSEFVWEPFLLAERLAAQGAEVRYSSTTRSPIAPGFAIESAIAFSDNYGQGIPNFVYNVAHQRFDRILLCSETPAESIDPQLTEALSRVADRVEIVSYD, encoded by the coding sequence ATGACATCCCCCTGGAGCCGAACGCTCTCCTGCGGCACGCTCAGCGTTACGCCGACCGGCGGCCACATTCTGCCGGACGATCTGTTTGAGATCGCCGAACGCCGTAACCCGAAGCGGGCCTTTCTGTTCGTCAGTAAGGTGCTCGGCCGGCATATTCCGGTCCGCCCGCAGACCATGCGCGGCGTCTATCGCCAGCTGGCCGACCGCTTCCCGCCGGTTGCCGATGGCCCGGTGCTGTTTATCGGCATGGCCGAAACCGCCGTCGGGCTGGGTGCCGGGGTGTTTGATGAGCTGCGTGGCCGCTTCAGCGAAGCGATCTATCTGACGTCGACACGCCATCCGCAGCCGGGCGAGCTGCTGTGCGAGTTTAAAGAGGCGCACAGCCACGCCACCGATCATCTGATCTACCTGCCGGCCGACCCCGCGCTGCGCCAGCGCGTGCTGGCCACCCGCACGCTGGTGCTGATCGACGATGAAGCCACCACCGGCAATACCTTTATTAACCTGCTGGAGGCGCTGCAGAAAGAGGGCGGCCTGGATCAGGTTGAGCAGGTCATTGCCGTGACGCTGACCGACTGGAGCGGCGACGCGCTGCCGCAGCGCAGCCCGGTGCCGGTCAGCAGCGTTTCGCTGATCCAGGGCCACTGGGACTGGCAGCCGCTGCCGGACGCGCCCCTGCCGGTGATGCCGGCGGTGAACGTCAGCGCCGCCGGCAGCGTAACCATCACTGGCAGGCAGAGCTGGGGCCGTCTGGGGATGACCGCACCGGCCGCCGATCTCGGCCGCCACCTGCAGGCACAGACGGGCGAGACCATTCTGGTGCTGGGCACCAGCGAGTTTGTCTGGGAACCGTTCCTGCTGGCAGAACGGCTGGCGGCGCAGGGGGCCGAGGTGCGTTACAGCTCCACTACCCGCTCGCCGATCGCCCCCGGCTTCGCCATTGAGTCGGCGATCGCCTTCAGCGATAACTACGGCCAGGGTATTCCTAATTTTGTCTATAACGTGGCGCACCAGCGCTTTGACCGCATTCTGCTGTGCAGCGAGACGCCGGCAGAGAGCATCGATCCGCAGCTCACCGAGGCCCTCAGCCGCGTTGCCGACCGCGTGGAGATCGTCAGCTATGATTAA
- a CDS encoding ATP-grasp domain-containing protein yields MTRKIWLMEGLSSQRDIIQGIQAGAGQYLHPVSVYASHRHQRHEILSLADYALSEPADDEERLAFILHTVRSHGIEAIHTGRNVRWFAARREAIEASGARLTTGAVSDEWLALADDKVAFARHMESLNLPVVPSLRADSASQLRELIASRPFDGLPLCVKPVQGIYGMGFWRFDDGASPMAAFSQPDSRRVQTATYLQALEAAPESEPLVLMPWLPGPEYSVDMLVERGTVLAAVARRKEGALQHLENSGAAFELAQACAAAMQADGLVNVQTRNDHHGNPLLLEINMRPSGGIGYTRLSGVNLPALFALRQFGLLSQQQVMDEARQGFTPATVRALTTAVTYCPSLTNRID; encoded by the coding sequence ATGACGCGTAAAATTTGGCTTATGGAAGGGTTATCCTCCCAGCGGGATATCATTCAGGGCATCCAGGCGGGTGCCGGGCAGTACCTGCATCCGGTATCCGTTTATGCCTCGCACCGCCATCAGCGTCATGAGATCCTCTCGCTGGCCGATTATGCGCTGAGCGAACCGGCAGACGATGAAGAGCGTCTTGCCTTTATCCTGCACACCGTGCGCAGCCACGGCATTGAGGCAATTCATACCGGCCGCAACGTGCGCTGGTTTGCCGCACGACGCGAAGCGATCGAAGCCAGCGGTGCCCGCCTGACCACCGGCGCGGTGAGCGATGAGTGGCTGGCGCTGGCGGATGATAAGGTCGCCTTTGCCCGCCATATGGAGAGCCTTAATCTGCCGGTGGTGCCCTCGCTGCGCGCCGACTCTGCCAGCCAGCTGCGCGAGCTGATCGCCAGCCGTCCGTTTGACGGCCTGCCGCTGTGCGTAAAACCGGTACAGGGTATTTATGGCATGGGATTCTGGCGGTTTGATGACGGTGCGTCGCCGATGGCGGCTTTCAGCCAGCCGGATTCTCGCCGGGTGCAGACCGCCACCTACCTGCAGGCGCTGGAAGCGGCGCCGGAGAGCGAGCCGCTGGTGCTGATGCCGTGGCTGCCGGGGCCGGAATACTCGGTCGATATGCTGGTGGAGCGCGGAACGGTGCTGGCCGCCGTGGCGCGGCGCAAAGAGGGCGCGCTGCAGCATCTGGAGAACAGCGGCGCGGCCTTCGAGCTGGCGCAGGCCTGCGCGGCGGCGATGCAGGCGGACGGCCTGGTCAACGTACAGACCCGCAACGACCACCACGGCAATCCGCTGCTGCTGGAAATTAATATGCGCCCTTCCGGCGGCATCGGCTATACCCGCCTGAGCGGGGTCAACCTGCCGGCGCTGTTTGCCCTGCGCCAGTTTGGCCTGCTCAGCCAGCAGCAGGTGATGGATGAAGCCCGCCAGGGTTTCACGCCGGCCACCGTGCGCGCGCTGACCACGGCAGTCACGTACTGCCCGTCCCTGACCAACCGCATTGATTAA
- a CDS encoding TerD family protein has protein sequence MVSLSKNQTVSLSKHSSALNKLHFGLGWDPIKKKGLMGKLFGGGNDAIDLDASCILLDASGHKIDTVWFRDLDSSCGSVVHSGDNRTGEGDGDDEVINVDLTRLPAQVEYLAFTVNSFRGQTFNEVENAFCRVVDQNGKELARYQLNEQGSHTGIVIASLRRNGGQWDFTAHGQASSGKTIDAMQSDILATVVR, from the coding sequence ATGGTTTCATTAAGCAAGAACCAGACGGTTTCACTGAGTAAGCACTCTTCCGCGCTGAACAAACTGCATTTCGGCCTGGGCTGGGATCCGATCAAAAAGAAAGGTCTGATGGGCAAGCTGTTTGGCGGCGGTAACGATGCCATCGACCTTGATGCCAGCTGCATCCTGCTCGACGCCTCCGGGCACAAAATCGATACGGTGTGGTTCCGCGACCTCGACTCCTCCTGTGGGTCGGTGGTGCACAGCGGCGATAACCGCACCGGCGAAGGCGATGGCGATGACGAAGTGATTAACGTCGACCTGACGCGGCTGCCGGCGCAGGTCGAGTACCTCGCCTTCACCGTGAACAGCTTCCGCGGCCAGACTTTTAACGAAGTGGAAAATGCCTTCTGCCGCGTGGTCGATCAGAACGGTAAAGAGCTGGCCCGCTATCAGCTGAACGAGCAGGGCAGCCATACCGGTATTGTGATCGCCTCGCTGCGCCGCAACGGCGGCCAGTGGGACTTCACCGCCCATGGCCAGGCCAGCAGCGGCAAAACCATCGATGCGATGCAGAGCGATATCCTCGCCACGGTGGTGCGCTAA
- a CDS encoding TerD family protein, with protein MTMTPGSNAAVPAAQLTVRVLAGAAVDASAFRLYASGKVNGDADMVFYGQPKNDDQTVSLSSAGNNTAFTVDLNRLQADVQKIAFTVTCDGNQTVAGLQRLAIHIEQAGTLLLSGNVELHGRQEAALILGEFYRRNNEWKFRFIAQGFNGGLKPLAEHFGVDISDAPAPAPAPTPAAAPAPAPAAPPAAKISLSKVSLTKEKPSISLTKRDNFGEIRINLNWHRDTTSGGGLRGMFGGNKGVDLDLGAFVELDDGYKCVIQALGGNFGSLQQEPYVQLQGDDRTGDVSSGEWLHVNGREWKNIREVLIFAFIYEGAASWDKTDGVVTLHVPDQPPIETRLTEGQNRRNMCAIARLVNDNGSIRVERINQFFSGHSDMDNAFGWGFNWRAGSK; from the coding sequence ATGACCATGACTCCGGGCAGCAATGCCGCCGTTCCTGCCGCGCAACTGACCGTTCGCGTGCTCGCCGGTGCCGCGGTTGACGCCTCGGCCTTCCGCCTGTATGCCAGCGGCAAGGTCAACGGCGACGCGGATATGGTGTTCTACGGTCAGCCAAAAAATGATGACCAGACCGTCAGCCTGAGCAGCGCGGGGAATAACACGGCGTTTACCGTTGACCTCAACCGCCTGCAGGCGGACGTGCAGAAGATCGCCTTCACCGTCACCTGTGACGGCAACCAGACCGTGGCCGGGCTGCAGCGGCTGGCGATCCATATTGAACAGGCTGGCACGCTATTGCTGAGCGGCAACGTTGAGCTGCACGGCCGTCAGGAAGCCGCGCTGATCCTCGGCGAGTTTTACCGCCGTAATAACGAATGGAAATTCCGCTTTATCGCCCAGGGCTTTAACGGCGGCCTGAAGCCGCTGGCCGAGCATTTTGGCGTAGATATCTCGGACGCGCCGGCGCCAGCGCCTGCCCCGACGCCAGCGGCTGCGCCAGCCCCGGCTCCTGCCGCGCCACCGGCCGCTAAAATCAGCCTGAGCAAGGTTTCGCTGACCAAGGAAAAACCGTCGATCAGCCTGACCAAGCGGGATAACTTTGGCGAAATCCGCATCAACCTCAACTGGCACCGCGACACCACCTCGGGCGGCGGCCTGCGCGGCATGTTTGGCGGTAACAAGGGCGTGGATCTTGACCTTGGTGCCTTCGTTGAGCTGGATGACGGTTACAAATGCGTGATCCAGGCCCTGGGCGGCAATTTTGGTTCACTGCAGCAGGAACCTTACGTTCAGCTGCAGGGCGACGATCGCACCGGCGACGTCAGCAGCGGTGAGTGGCTGCACGTTAACGGCCGCGAGTGGAAAAACATCCGTGAGGTGCTGATTTTCGCCTTTATCTATGAAGGCGCGGCCAGCTGGGACAAAACCGACGGCGTGGTCACGCTGCACGTTCCCGACCAGCCGCCGATTGAAACCCGTCTCACCGAGGGGCAAAACCGCCGCAACATGTGCGCGATTGCCCGGCTGGTCAACGATAACGGCAGCATCCGGGTTGAGCGTATCAACCAGTTCTTTAGCGGCCATTCTGATATGGACAACGCGTTCGGCTGGGGATTCAACTGGCGCGCGGGTTCCAAATAA
- a CDS encoding tellurite resistance TerB family protein, with protein MSFLNKVKGAFNSGREELTKQVSRFKNKKFMQGTVAVCARIAVASDGVSADEKQKMIGFLRNSEELKVFDTTEVIEFFNKLVTSFDFDIEVGKGETMKYILALKDQPEAAQLAIRVGIAVGKSDGNFDADEQNAVREIAVALGFDPTIFGL; from the coding sequence ATGAGTTTTTTAAACAAGGTTAAAGGGGCATTTAACTCCGGCCGCGAAGAGCTGACTAAACAGGTTAGCCGCTTCAAAAACAAGAAGTTTATGCAGGGTACCGTCGCCGTCTGCGCCCGTATCGCGGTGGCCTCTGACGGCGTCAGCGCCGATGAGAAGCAGAAAATGATCGGCTTTTTACGCAACTCCGAAGAGCTGAAGGTGTTTGACACCACGGAAGTGATCGAATTCTTCAACAAGCTGGTGACCAGCTTCGATTTCGACATTGAAGTGGGCAAGGGCGAGACCATGAAATACATTCTCGCGCTGAAAGACCAGCCTGAAGCCGCCCAGCTGGCGATCCGCGTCGGTATCGCCGTGGGTAAAAGTGACGGCAACTTTGATGCTGATGAACAAAATGCCGTGCGCGAAATTGCCGTCGCGCTGGGCTTTGATCCGACCATTTTCGGTCTGTAA
- a CDS encoding TerC/Alx family metal homeostasis membrane protein — protein MVSTHIGFPTETVIVFIALSVGAILIDLFMHRGDKPISLKSAALWSLFWVAVAMGFAGFLYIHHGAEVASLFVTGYALEKVLSVDNLFVMMAIFSWFAVPDRYRHRVLYWGIIGAIVFRGIFVAIGTGLLSLGPYVEIVFALIVAWTAVMMLKSGDDSDEIEDYSQHLAYRMVKRFFPIWPKLRGNAFLLKQHEVDAELKKPENKDVTIGRGGKAAFYATPLFLCVAVVELSDVMFAFDSVPAIIAVSREPLIVYSAMMFAILGLRTLYFVLEALKQYLVHLEKAVIVLLFFIAVKLGLNATDHIWHHGYSISATASLFVVLGVLAAGIIISVMFPGKPEEKAGN, from the coding sequence ATGGTTTCCACGCATATCGGCTTCCCGACTGAAACGGTGATTGTGTTTATCGCCCTCTCCGTCGGCGCTATTTTAATTGACCTGTTTATGCACCGGGGCGATAAGCCCATCTCGCTGAAAAGCGCGGCGCTGTGGTCGCTGTTCTGGGTAGCGGTCGCCATGGGTTTCGCCGGCTTCCTCTACATCCACCACGGTGCTGAAGTCGCCAGCCTGTTTGTTACCGGCTATGCGTTGGAGAAAGTCCTCTCGGTCGACAACCTGTTCGTGATGATGGCGATCTTCTCGTGGTTTGCCGTACCGGACCGCTACCGTCACCGCGTGCTCTACTGGGGCATCATCGGCGCGATCGTCTTCAGGGGCATTTTCGTTGCCATCGGTACCGGCTTACTGAGCCTTGGCCCGTACGTTGAAATCGTCTTCGCGCTGATCGTGGCGTGGACCGCGGTGATGATGCTGAAAAGCGGCGATGACAGCGACGAGATCGAAGATTACTCTCAGCACCTGGCGTACCGCATGGTGAAACGGTTCTTCCCGATCTGGCCGAAGCTGCGCGGCAACGCGTTCCTGCTCAAGCAGCATGAAGTGGATGCGGAGCTGAAAAAGCCGGAGAACAAAGACGTGACCATCGGCCGCGGCGGCAAAGCGGCGTTCTATGCCACCCCGCTGTTCCTGTGTGTGGCGGTGGTTGAACTCTCGGACGTGATGTTCGCCTTCGACTCCGTACCGGCGATTATCGCCGTCAGCCGCGAGCCGTTGATTGTGTACAGCGCCATGATGTTTGCTATCCTCGGCCTGCGTACGCTGTACTTTGTACTGGAAGCCCTGAAGCAGTATCTGGTTCACCTGGAGAAAGCGGTTATCGTGCTGCTGTTCTTTATCGCGGTGAAGCTGGGCCTCAACGCAACCGATCACATCTGGCACCACGGTTACAGTATTTCGGCCACGGCAAGCCTGTTTGTCGTCCTTGGCGTGCTGGCAGCGGGTATCATCATCAGCGTGATGTTCCCCGGCAAGCCCGAGGAAAAGGCAGGAAACTGA
- a CDS encoding TerD family protein, with protein MGVSLSKGGNVSLSKAAPTMKNVLVGLGWDARSTDGQDFDLDASAFLLTASGKVRGDTDFIFYNNLTSKDGSVSHTGDNRTGEGDGDDESLKIKLDLIPADVDKVVFVVTIHDAQTRRQSFGQVSGAFIRLVNDDDKSEVARYDLTEDASTETAMLFGELYRHGAEWKFRAVGQGYAGGLASVCAQYGINAS; from the coding sequence ATGGGCGTTTCTCTTTCTAAAGGCGGTAACGTTTCGCTGAGCAAAGCGGCACCAACCATGAAGAACGTGCTCGTTGGCCTCGGCTGGGATGCACGTTCCACCGATGGTCAGGACTTTGACCTGGATGCGTCTGCCTTCCTGCTGACGGCCAGCGGAAAAGTGCGCGGTGACACTGACTTTATCTTTTACAACAACCTGACCTCAAAAGACGGTTCCGTTTCGCATACCGGCGACAACCGTACCGGTGAGGGCGACGGTGATGATGAATCGCTGAAAATTAAGCTGGACCTGATCCCGGCCGACGTCGACAAAGTGGTCTTCGTGGTCACCATCCACGACGCGCAGACCCGTCGTCAGAGCTTTGGCCAGGTCTCCGGCGCCTTTATCCGTCTGGTTAACGATGACGATAAGAGCGAAGTGGCGCGCTACGACCTGACCGAAGATGCCTCTACCGAAACCGCGATGCTGTTCGGTGAACTCTATCGTCACGGCGCGGAGTGGAAATTCCGTGCGGTCGGCCAGGGGTATGCCGGTGGTCTGGCGTCCGTCTGCGCGCAGTACGGCATCAACGCATCCTAA
- a CDS encoding TerD family protein, with protein sequence MAVSLVKGGNVSLTKEAPTMNVAMAGLGWDSRVTDGQAFDLDASVFMVGDDGKVLSDSSFIFFNNKTSACGSVEHQGDNRTGEGDGDDEQVKITLSQVPAEVKKLVFAVTIYDAEARKQNFGMVSNSYMRIFNNDNGGEIARFDLSEDASTETAMVFGELYRHGAEWKFKAVGQGFAGGLSALASQHGVNI encoded by the coding sequence ATGGCAGTTTCTCTGGTAAAAGGCGGTAACGTATCCCTGACTAAAGAAGCACCAACCATGAACGTTGCCATGGCGGGTCTGGGATGGGATTCACGCGTCACCGACGGTCAGGCATTTGACCTTGATGCCTCCGTATTTATGGTCGGCGACGACGGTAAAGTGCTGAGCGACAGCAGCTTTATCTTCTTCAACAACAAAACCAGCGCCTGTGGCTCCGTTGAGCACCAGGGCGACAACCGCACCGGTGAAGGCGACGGCGACGATGAGCAGGTTAAAATTACCCTGTCTCAGGTGCCGGCAGAGGTGAAAAAGCTGGTGTTCGCGGTCACCATTTACGATGCGGAAGCGCGTAAGCAGAACTTCGGTATGGTCAGCAACAGCTACATGCGCATTTTCAACAACGACAACGGCGGCGAAATCGCCCGTTTCGACCTGTCTGAAGATGCCTCAACCGAAACCGCGATGGTGTTCGGTGAGCTGTACCGTCACGGCGCAGAGTGGAAGTTTAAAGCGGTCGGCCAGGGCTTCGCCGGTGGCCTCTCCGCGCTGGCTTCCCAGCACGGTGTTAACATCTAA